One segment of Leptospiraceae bacterium DNA contains the following:
- a CDS encoding Rrf2 family transcriptional regulator, with product MQLTNYTDYSLRVLIFLSAHSDRKVTIKEIAKSFNISKNHLVKVVHKLSTLKYIHTVPGAKGGINLAIHPNKIKLSEVVLAMEPSFHLAECFNPEGICAISPVCELQSILGSALNAFIKTLSNYTLADIVKKPNAYRNLL from the coding sequence ATGCAATTAACTAACTATACTGATTATTCACTTAGAGTATTAATATTTCTTTCCGCTCATTCCGATAGAAAGGTAACGATTAAAGAGATTGCAAAATCTTTTAACATCTCGAAAAACCATTTAGTGAAAGTCGTACACAAGCTATCAACTTTAAAATACATTCATACCGTCCCAGGAGCAAAGGGGGGAATAAATTTGGCTATCCATCCAAATAAAATCAAACTTTCGGAAGTTGTTCTCGCAATGGAACCGAGTTTTCATCTTGCAGAGTGTTTTAATCCAGAAGGAATTTGTGCCATTAGCCCCGTATGTGAACTACAATCAATTCTCGGATCGGCACTTAATGCATTTATTAAAACTTTATCCAATTATACATTGGCAGATATAGTTAAAAAACCAAATGCTTATAGGAATTTACTTTAA
- a CDS encoding zinc-dependent alcohol dehydrogenase family protein — MKAVVFRNYGKPEDVLKLEEVPTPECGDNEVLVKIKARSVNPSDLYTIMGLYGVKPKLPAIPGNEAAGTIEEIGKNVTDFSVGDRVTLGIGAVGSQGTWKEYTTVTPDQIMKTPKSLSDEEATSVWANFLTSWILAVDELKIKPGEQLLVTAASSHLGRAMIQISKILGFKVIGTVRKEEQKQELLDLGAEDIIVTDTENFVKRARKITNVKGFPYAIDAVGGKVGNEAMQSLSPKGTIIVYGLMSNEPIVVPGSIIFTEIIIRGFWLMKWMQNTPIEKKEKSARELIKLFEERKLVSQIDSRFDLEDIQGYLNRSNTPGRTGKVIITSK; from the coding sequence ATGAAAGCAGTTGTATTTAGAAATTACGGAAAACCAGAAGACGTTTTAAAATTAGAAGAAGTCCCAACTCCTGAATGTGGAGACAACGAAGTACTAGTTAAAATCAAAGCAAGATCTGTAAATCCTTCTGATCTATACACAATAATGGGTTTATATGGGGTAAAACCAAAGTTACCCGCAATACCAGGAAATGAAGCAGCCGGAACAATAGAAGAGATTGGAAAAAATGTAACAGATTTTTCCGTCGGAGATAGAGTAACATTAGGTATTGGTGCCGTCGGAAGTCAGGGAACTTGGAAGGAGTATACGACAGTTACTCCCGATCAAATTATGAAAACACCAAAATCATTGTCCGACGAAGAAGCGACTAGCGTGTGGGCAAATTTTCTTACTTCATGGATACTCGCCGTCGATGAATTAAAAATAAAACCAGGTGAACAATTACTAGTAACCGCAGCATCTTCTCATTTAGGTCGAGCCATGATACAAATTTCTAAAATTTTAGGATTTAAAGTTATAGGAACTGTTCGAAAGGAAGAACAAAAGCAAGAACTATTAGATTTGGGTGCAGAAGACATCATAGTTACAGATACAGAAAATTTCGTAAAACGAGCTCGAAAAATTACAAACGTAAAAGGATTTCCTTATGCAATTGATGCGGTAGGCGGTAAAGTCGGAAACGAAGCTATGCAGTCCCTATCTCCGAAAGGTACGATCATTGTATATGGTTTAATGAGTAATGAACCCATTGTAGTGCCGGGCTCTATTATATTTACAGAAATAATAATCCGAGGTTTTTGGTTAATGAAATGGATGCAAAATACTCCAATTGAAAAAAAAGAAAAATCTGCGCGTGAGTTGATAAAACTATTCGAAGAAAGAAAGTTAGTTTCACAAATAGATAGTCGATTCGATTTAGAAGATATTCAAGGATATTTGAATCGTTCAAACACTCCAGGTAGAACTGGAAAAGTGATTATTACATCAAAATAA
- a CDS encoding hemerythrin domain-containing protein, translating into MPLTDTYRKQHGELLELAGKISSKLSKEDVVAHSGEIISILSQFASKLNMHLTMEDKALYPKLMASSNSQTSATAPKFMTEMGGIKQAVEKYLAAWSLAKNIAADPQKFIDESKGIISALKMRIDKENTELYPLADVL; encoded by the coding sequence ATGCCATTAACAGATACATATAGAAAACAACACGGAGAATTATTAGAGTTAGCAGGAAAGATTTCTAGTAAGCTTTCTAAAGAAGATGTGGTGGCACATTCAGGCGAAATAATTTCTATATTATCTCAGTTCGCTAGTAAACTAAATATGCATTTGACAATGGAGGATAAGGCACTTTATCCCAAATTAATGGCATCGAGTAATTCTCAAACTTCTGCAACTGCCCCAAAATTTATGACAGAAATGGGAGGAATCAAACAAGCTGTTGAAAAATACCTTGCCGCGTGGTCACTTGCGAAAAATATTGCAGCCGATCCTCAGAAATTTATTGATGAATCAAAGGGAATTATCTCAGCATTAAAAATGAGAATTGATAAAGAGAATACTGAATTATATCCGCTTGCAGATGTTTTATAG